The Spirosoma radiotolerans genome has a window encoding:
- a CDS encoding DUF7010 family protein, with the protein MRSEYRNGATGVLVSGIVWLTTAGVLYNFSTKQAIWTLLVGGALIHPISTLINKRMGLQAATNNDNPLTGLAMEGTVFMLMTIPIAYGLALLRAEWFFQGMLLIIGGRYLTFRTLYGNKLFWLLGGLLGVSAYGLFASNMHSLVTTLTGGFIEVCMGLLLFGDFPLRKTVRPAKS; encoded by the coding sequence ATGAGAAGCGAGTACCGAAATGGCGCGACTGGTGTACTCGTCTCGGGAATCGTATGGCTCACAACAGCCGGTGTCCTCTACAACTTTTCAACCAAACAGGCGATCTGGACACTTTTAGTCGGTGGTGCCCTGATTCATCCTATAAGCACGCTGATCAATAAAAGGATGGGTCTGCAAGCGGCTACCAACAACGACAACCCGTTGACTGGCCTGGCTATGGAAGGAACCGTTTTTATGTTGATGACGATTCCTATCGCGTATGGGCTCGCTCTACTACGGGCAGAATGGTTTTTTCAAGGCATGTTACTGATCATCGGCGGCCGCTATTTAACGTTTCGCACGCTCTATGGCAACAAACTATTCTGGTTATTAGGCGGTCTGTTAGGTGTATCGGCTTATGGTTTATTTGCCTCCAACATGCACTCGTTAGTCACTACGCTGACAGGCGGCTTCATTGAAGTATGCATGGGCCTTCTTCTTTTTGGTGATTTCCCTTTAAGGAAAACCGTGAGGCCGGCAAAGTCCTGA